The Bacillus thuringiensis genomic interval GTGCTAACGCTGGCTTCTACAACAACTGGTTACCTAATCATAACCCTGAAAATGGCTTTGCTCATGTCTACATTGCTTCTGACGGAAGATTACAAGCTTCTGATTTCTCTAATATGGCATGGCATTGTGCCAACTCGTACGGTAATGTCGCTCTATCACACCCAGACCAATTGGCAATTGTTCGTAAAACTTATAAAGAAACAACTGGCAAAGACCTTAAAAACTTCGATTGGAAAGGTTCGCCTATTGATATTCGTTTCATGCAAGCTAACGGAATCGACAAACCAATCATTGCTAAAAAATAATACGAAAAAGGCCCTCACTTAATTGTGGGGCTTTCTTTTGTAATTGAAGATATCCTACTTTCTATTTTTTAATTTATTTTCTTTGCATAATGACCTTTTATTGGTCTGTTCTTTGTTCGGTATCATTTCATCTTTTTCACTAACATGTTGACTTCCTCTATTATTAGATCGTTCAGTTTCCTCATCGTGTTCTCTTGCGATTCTGTCAACTTAGGCTTGTTTTTCAGCTTCAACTCTTCGTTGATTTTCTTCACTAATTCGTTGTTCTTCAAGTGCTTTCTCCTTAGCTTGCCTTATATGCTCATATTTTGCTTTCTCTTGCGTTTTAAACTCTTGTTCATATAATTGTGCCACAATATCATTAAAGCCCTTATCCGCCCTTTTATGAGCCTTTTGAATCAATACGATACTTCTAGTTGTGTCGTCTGTTAAAATAAAGATAATTGCTCTCCTTTTTGCGCTTCAATTGCTTACCTGATTAATAGCTTCAATAATATTATTGCCGGCATTTATTAGAATTTCATCACTTACAATTACATTCTTTCTTGAAAATAGTTCGTTCTCAATCTTCATAAAGTGCATTGCTTTAGCTAAAAATTGAGCAGATGATTCATAATATAATGTTTCTAGCTCATCATCTGAAAGCTGTGTTAAATCATCATTAGCAAAAGTTGTAAGTTTTCGCTTAATCTCTTTGCCGTCTTCTTCTTCTATATAGTAACGCTTCATCTATTCATTCCTTTAATTTCAAATTTTTCAATAATATACCTTTTAGAACCAAGCTCAAGGCTCACTAGATAATTATTAAAAGGGTCATTCTTGTTCAAGTCATTAGCGATCTTTCTAGCTGTTGACCGTGGATATTTTGAACTATTAATCTTCCTTGTGTACTTGTGTAATATTATCTCATTGCCTCCCTTTGCATTTTACGCTTCAATCGTTGCTTATATAGATACTCTTTACTTGGCTTTAAGCTATATAACAACTCATCTAGTAAGTCCATAGCCTCTTCGCCTGTTCCTAAATTATTCATCTTTTTAAGTGTAAGCTCGTGCATTTCATCATCATTGAAAAACATAGTAAGATAAGGGAATGCTACGGTATTTGGCAAGCTCAAGCGTGATTTAGTTATTCTTAGGTTAGGATATTTACCTGTTTCAGATTTAACTTTTAACTCAAATTGATTTATTGCGATACCTTGTTCTTTTAGTACGCTAGTGATTCTTTCATATAATTCTTCATTTGTCATTATGCTATAATCTCCGTGATTTCAGTTATTTTTCTAATTTCTGCTTTATGCCCTGTTATGATTTCTTTTGATTCTTTAATTTCGTGTGCTTCGCTTAAACTATAAACTTTAGTTTTATTTTCTTTCCAAAACTGTATAGTCCCAGTGTCTTTCAATTCGTACCATGTGACTATATAATAAGTCCATTCATTTTCCATTATCCAACCACTCCTTAATTGTAAATAATTCAAAGCCATTCAGTTTGCTTTGTTTTTCAATTTCTACTTGGTTTCTATCTAGGTCTACCAGCAGTTCAATTACAGGTCTACCATTATCAAGCCACCTGATGACTGTATTAGCTTTAAGTCCGAAATACTTAGCACATTGAGCCTTACAACTAAAGTGTAGCTCTTCTTCCGTTGTAGGGTTATAAGCTACGACCTTTATAGCTTTTTGTGTTGCCATTGTTTAATCCCCTTTCTATAAAACAATATTATCAAATTACTTTATATTTGTCAAGAATTAACTTTAGACCTCTTCAATAAATTCCAAGTATCTTTCATCAATCGCTTTTATTTCTTCTTTCGTGAACTCTGATTTAAAGTTATTTCTTTCGTCTTTCCATTGTTTGAAATCATCAGCTATATCTTGTGCAAAGCCCATAATGTCGTCAGTAGTGTATTCTGTAAGCTCATTCTCGTTACTTAAGTTAGCAAGTTCTCCTGCATAGTCTAAAGCCTTGTTACGGTCTTTGTCGTAGCTTTCACCCTCTTTCTTGCCAGCTCTCACTAGATACTTTAATACCTGCATTGTATACCAGCCTGCAAGCTCTTCATAGTTAAAATGATGTTTAAAGTATTCGTTAAGTTCCATACCGTATTCATTGGCATAGTGATTATTTGTACCATAATTCATTAGATGTTACCCCCAATCCATGTAATAAGCAACGTTGCAATTATACCTATCCAAGTGATAGCGATAAGTGTAAAGCCTATACCTACAGCTATCATTAAAGTTTTTACTGTATCTTTCATTCGCAATATCCTCCTAAGTATTTAGGTTCTTCAACTTCATCAATATTCACAATAGAAATGTCACATTGCATTACATCAGCTTGTTTTTCAGCTTCCTCTTTAGTTGAGAATACTCCTAAAAGGCTTATTTCTGAACCCCAACTTCCACAATAGGTATCTGCGGTTAAAACATATACTTTCATTTTGTTCTCCTTAGTTCGCCTGTCTATATTTTTCCATTACTTTAGGGTATTTACTAACAAATTGCAATTGTTCTTGATGTAAACGACTTGACCAATGGAATAGTCTATCAATTTCAGCTAAAGCACTCAATTTTTCATACATCTCTTTAATGTAAAACTCTGCATTTCCTACTGACTTCCAGTGTGCTGACGTTCTCACAGAGTACCCATTTTCAGCAAGTTTTTGTGCGTTTATATCAGCCTTTTCTTTTTTCTTCATCAGGCTATCAATCTCTTTAAATATAATCTTTAACAATTTTACTTGATAGTTTTGCACTATTTCTTCGGTTGTCATCTCTTCACCTCTTTCATAATTACATTCTATCAAATTGCTTTTCCTTTGTCAAACATTAACTGTTCCTTGTCTTTCTAGTTTGGTAAAATTTATTCCAGTTTTCTATAAGTTCCAGCAACTTAGGTTCATCATATTCGGTAAATAGTTCAACCTGTGATGTAAACCAGCAGTGTAGACAGCGATCGCAACTATAACAGATGTTCACGTATCCTCTACAATCTTTGCAAACTCCTAAACCATTACTCATTGGTATATCGAAGCAGTGGCAATATCTTTTGTCATTAAAGTATTTTTGTTTCATTGTTACCTTTCTAGTTTATTCTATACCTTATTATAAGCTATTTCTTTTTATTTATCAAGCGATAAGTCCCATAGACTACTAATAAAATAATTGTTATTATAAATAGCGGTGGAATGAATACAGTTATCGCAAACCAAACAATAGATATTAAAGTATAGATCATGATTTTTAGTATTAATTTACCAGCAGGAGTTTCTTGAAAGGTTATATCCTCATCTAATGATGAATCATCTTCTTTCGAATTGCCGTAAAATATTTTGTCTTCATTTACTTCGTACTTGTTACCGCAATAATCACATTTA includes:
- a CDS encoding N-acetylmuramoyl-L-alanine amidase, which codes for MNITNAGVRGYNPTGVVIHNDAGSNGANAGFYNNWLPNHNPENGFAHVYIASDGRLQASDFSNMAWHCANSYGNVALSHPDQLAIVRKTYKETTGKDLKNFDWKGSPIDIRFMQANGIDKPIIAKK
- a CDS encoding DUF7228 family protein; translation: MILHKYTRKINSSKYPRSTARKIANDLNKNDPFNNYLVSLELGSKRYIIEKFEIKGMNR
- a CDS encoding DUF7339 family protein, encoding MTNEELYERITSVLKEQGIAINQFELKVKSETGKYPNLRITKSRLSLPNTVAFPYLTMFFNDDEMHELTLKKMNNLGTGEEAMDLLDELLYSLKPSKEYLYKQRLKRKMQREAMR
- a CDS encoding DUF3310 domain-containing protein produces the protein MNYGTNNHYANEYGMELNEYFKHHFNYEELAGWYTMQVLKYLVRAGKKEGESYDKDRNKALDYAGELANLSNENELTEYTTDDIMGFAQDIADDFKQWKDERNNFKSEFTKEEIKAIDERYLEFIEEV
- a CDS encoding DUF7186 family protein, giving the protein MKDTVKTLMIAVGIGFTLIAITWIGIIATLLITWIGGNI
- a CDS encoding DUF7336 domain-containing protein translates to MKVYVLTADTYCGSWGSEISLLGVFSTKEEAEKQADVMQCDISIVNIDEVEEPKYLGGYCE
- a CDS encoding DUF1140 family protein, which gives rise to MTTEEIVQNYQVKLLKIIFKEIDSLMKKKEKADINAQKLAENGYSVRTSAHWKSVGNAEFYIKEMYEKLSALAEIDRLFHWSSRLHQEQLQFVSKYPKVMEKYRQAN